From the Nodularia sp. NIES-3585 genome, one window contains:
- a CDS encoding DJ-1/PfpI family protein, which produces MTNSAAYHIGLLIYPGMTQLDMTGPHQVFAMMPNTYVHLLWKSLQPVTSNEKMTILPTTTFEQCPSLDVLCVPGGAVGQVEMMQDTEVLEFLQKQSKTAKYITSVCTGSLILAAAGLLQGYRAACHWAFRDQLAMLGVEVDTDRVVVDRNRITGGGVTAGIDFGLVVAAHLCGEETAKLIQLLLEYNPAPPFNAGSPDNAGEALVKQFTKFGSQLIKASLIQTKKTAKLLVQNGVNKPPIPNHIK; this is translated from the coding sequence ATGACAAATTCAGCCGCATATCACATTGGTCTACTTATTTACCCTGGTATGACGCAACTCGATATGACTGGGCCGCATCAGGTATTTGCTATGATGCCTAATACTTATGTTCATTTATTGTGGAAGAGTTTGCAGCCAGTCACAAGCAACGAGAAAATGACAATATTGCCTACAACCACTTTTGAGCAATGTCCATCACTTGATGTTTTATGCGTTCCTGGGGGTGCTGTAGGACAGGTGGAAATGATGCAGGATACAGAAGTCTTGGAGTTTCTCCAGAAACAAAGCAAAACAGCAAAATATATTACCTCTGTTTGTACTGGGTCATTAATTTTGGCTGCGGCTGGATTACTGCAAGGCTACCGCGCTGCTTGTCACTGGGCGTTTCGTGATCAATTAGCCATGTTAGGAGTTGAAGTTGATACTGACAGAGTGGTAGTTGACCGCAACCGCATTACAGGTGGTGGTGTAACTGCTGGTATTGATTTTGGCTTAGTGGTTGCGGCTCATTTGTGTGGTGAGGAAACAGCCAAGCTAATTCAATTGTTGCTGGAATATAACCCCGCACCACCTTTTAATGCTGGTTCTCCAGACAATGCTGGAGAGGCTTTAGTTAAGCAGTTCACGAAATTTGGCAGCCAGCTGATTAAAGCATCTCTAATACAGACAAAAAAAACAGCTAAATTGCTAGTACAGAACGGCGTAAATAAACCACCCATTCCAAATCACATTAAATAG